The Edaphobacter sp. 12200R-103 genome contains a region encoding:
- a CDS encoding response regulator: MPKPILLAIDDDTSVLEAVVQDLRRHYGQDYRIVRAASGGAALDICRQLKERNDTVALFLSDQRMPGMTGVDFLQQALYIYPDAKRVLLTAYADTEAAIRAINSAKIHYYLNKPWDPPEEKLYPVLDDLLEAWKQGYKPPFEGIRVVGMRWSAKDHAVRDFLSRNRIPYQWLNPEQTLDAQTLLKEKGLDDSKLPVVLFGDGTALVQPSSTDLASKVGIPTQAQQKFYDIVVVGAGPAGLAAGVYGASEGLRTLIVEPNAPGGQAGSSSKIENYLGFPSGLSGEELAKRAFLQATRLGAEFLLQRVTCIRSENNYQIVVMNDGQEVTCHVCLIATGVDYCILDIPGVDQYAGAGVYYGAALSEAMGCANETVYVVGGANSAGQAAMHFSRYADKVHMLIRGESLTKSMSRYLIDQIEATPNIVVETRTEVASVSGNDHLEQLTLKTPRGEESRKASSLFIFIGAAPKTDWLPHGIACDPKGFVLAGPDLKSKSPGSWKLDRDPYLLETSIPGIFVAGDVRYNSIKRCASAVGEGSIAIQFVHQYLATL, translated from the coding sequence GCGCCGCCACTATGGGCAGGACTATCGCATCGTCCGTGCAGCCTCGGGTGGGGCAGCACTCGATATCTGCCGTCAGTTGAAGGAGCGCAACGACACCGTTGCCCTGTTCCTGTCGGACCAGCGGATGCCTGGAATGACCGGCGTGGATTTTCTCCAGCAGGCCCTGTACATCTATCCTGACGCCAAGCGCGTGCTTCTGACCGCATACGCCGATACAGAAGCAGCCATCCGGGCCATCAACTCCGCGAAGATTCACTATTACCTGAACAAGCCCTGGGACCCTCCTGAGGAAAAGCTTTATCCCGTACTGGACGACCTGCTGGAAGCATGGAAACAGGGTTACAAGCCTCCTTTTGAAGGAATCCGGGTGGTTGGCATGCGCTGGTCGGCCAAAGATCATGCCGTGCGGGACTTCCTCTCCCGTAACCGTATCCCATACCAGTGGCTGAATCCGGAACAGACCCTGGATGCCCAGACCCTTCTTAAAGAGAAGGGACTGGATGACAGCAAGCTCCCCGTGGTTCTCTTCGGAGACGGCACGGCGCTGGTTCAGCCCTCCTCGACCGATCTGGCCTCCAAGGTCGGCATCCCCACCCAGGCGCAACAGAAGTTCTACGACATCGTGGTGGTCGGAGCAGGCCCGGCCGGACTGGCTGCCGGCGTGTACGGAGCCTCGGAGGGGCTTCGCACCCTTATCGTCGAGCCCAACGCTCCCGGTGGACAGGCGGGCTCCAGCTCAAAGATCGAAAACTATCTCGGCTTCCCTTCCGGCCTGAGCGGAGAAGAACTCGCGAAGCGGGCGTTCCTGCAGGCGACGCGTCTCGGCGCCGAATTTCTGCTGCAGAGGGTGACCTGCATCCGCTCGGAGAACAACTATCAGATCGTTGTCATGAACGACGGCCAGGAGGTCACCTGCCACGTCTGCCTGATTGCGACCGGGGTTGACTACTGCATACTGGATATTCCCGGCGTCGATCAGTACGCGGGCGCAGGCGTGTACTACGGCGCAGCGTTGAGCGAGGCCATGGGCTGCGCCAACGAGACCGTCTACGTGGTTGGAGGGGCGAACTCCGCCGGGCAGGCGGCGATGCACTTCTCCCGCTACGCCGATAAGGTCCACATGCTGATTCGGGGTGAGTCTCTGACGAAGAGCATGTCGCGGTACCTGATCGACCAGATTGAGGCGACTCCCAATATCGTGGTGGAGACCCGGACCGAAGTGGCCTCAGTGTCGGGAAATGACCACCTGGAACAGTTGACCTTGAAGACACCACGGGGAGAGGAGAGCCGCAAGGCCAGCTCTCTGTTCATCTTCATCGGCGCGGCCCCGAAGACCGACTGGCTGCCCCATGGGATAGCCTGCGATCCAAAAGGATTTGTTCTTGCGGGACCGGATCTGAAGTCAAAATCTCCTGGAAGCTGGAAGCTCGATCGCGACCCTTATCTGCTGGAAACCAGCATCCCTGGAATCTTTGTCGCCGGCGACGTTCGCTACAACTCCATTAAACGATGCGCCTCCGCGGTAGGAGAAGGC